GAGGGgcttctcctttttttcctgCTCCCAAGCCATACCTGCCAAATTCTACCAATGTTtcttcatcaccttcatctGCCTCTCCTTCGGTTGGGTCCCGTGTCTCAGGGGCTGTCGCTTCTTCACCACTTGCTACGAGTTTGACAGAACCATTTAATGGCACTCCGCGCCACAGTTCATCAGAATTTAGGCGTATGGACTCAGAGGAGGAAGATTCAGACCTGGATTCTGGGGGGTCACTGGTCATTCAAGAAAGTCCAGGCTCTCCCACTTCTCCAAAACGTTCACATAGACTTAAGTCTCCTGCAGAGAGTTCAGAGTCCCCATCGCTTCCCTGCTCTGCACCCATGTCTTCAGCTGCTTACCCCAAACCAGGGGACATCCCCTTGTCTTCACCTGCATCCCCTCAGGTGCAGAACTGGCTCTCTTCACCTGTTCAGACAGGGAATGTTAAGAACCCCAAACCAGATGAGCGAAATCCAGGACATGTCATTGAAGAACGTGACTCACCAGAAAGTCCAGAAAGCGAGATGCCAAAAATCTCTGTAACAATGCCTGCAGCTTCCAAGAAGTCTTCCAACCCAGCAATGATTGCTTCTTCTCCACCTACAAGTCTTCGAGAACctaaagaggaagaagaggagatggAGGTGGCCAAACCAGTAAATGAGGAGAATGGAGATACCACTAATTCAGTTCAGGACAATGGAcaaaaagatgaagaaaaaatggAAGTGGAAGATGAGAACAGTTCTGCACAGCGCCTTGCTGCTCCTAATAGCAGTGGAGGTGCTGTAACCGATGCTAACGGAACTTCCAGACCACTTAAAGTCAGAATTAAGACCATTAAAACCTCCACAGGAAGCATCACTCGAACAGTTACCCATGTGGCAGGTAAAGGAGCTGGCGGAAAAGGCACAGATGGTGGAAAAGTGCAACCAGAAGGACAGGCAGTTAATACTAACAAAACCCAACCCACTGTTCGAATGGTTAAAGGTTCCACCCTGCCTGTGTCCACTTTAGGAGCAAGCAGTGCCATGCTAGCTGCAGCAAGCAAAGCTCAAAACAAAAGCTCTATGTCATCTGACAAAACCAAAGTCTCTGCCACAGCTGTCAGCATTACGAAAGCTGCCAACCTGCCAGTGACACCTACAGTTAGTGGCATTAGTGTGCGTGCCACCTCTGGGAGGGCGACTAACGGAGGTACGCCTAATGTTCACATACCTTGCAAGCCAGCTTCTATTGTCAACAGCACAGGGGCTGTTATATCTCGGAGCCAGTCAAGCTTAGTTGAAGCCTTCAACAAGATCCTGAACAGCAAGAACCTGCTACCAAGCTACCGCCCTGATCTCTCTACACCTCCACCAGCTGAGTGGGGCCTCCCCATGCCTGCAACAGGCTACCGCTGCCTGGAGTGTGGGGATGCTTTTGCTCTGGAGCGCAGTTTGGCACGTCACTACGATAGGCGCTCCCTTAGAATCGAGGTGACCTGTAACCACTGCGCAAAGCGCCTGGCCTTCTTTAATAAATGCAGCCTGCTGCTGCATGCTCGGGAGCATAAAGAGAGAGGACTGGTTATGCAGTGCTCACACCTGGTCATGAGACCAGTTACTGTAGAGCAAATGATCGGTCAGCAGGATACCACCCCAATTGGTATGTAATCTGATTTTCCTGTACACATGACATCCTGTGGAATAAACATTGTTGATTTTTACAGTTAATAACATCAAAAACTTCTATTTCTAGGCATGCTCTCGCCTCCACTCTCTTCTCCTGCTTTGTCAACTCCCTCTAACCAATCAGGAACACCTTCGATCTCTTCCACCCCAAGTCCATTAAAAGAGTCACCCTCTCAAGGTCCAGTTGCTTCCCAAACTAGTCCAGCTCGCCGCGGGCCTCAGAGTCCTCATGTCCTAATGCCTCTTCCTTGCAAAAAGGGTGAGGTTCTTCAGTACAACAACTTCAAATGCCCTGAATGCCAGACCCAGTTTGTAGGCAAGGCTGAGCTAGTCGCCCACTTCCAGCAAATCAGAGCTAGCCCTAATTCAGTGAGTAGCACCTTCTTTGGGTTTATATGTTATTGTAACTGACACACGGAACGCATGCTCAAGTGAATTGCTGTACATGGTAGCTGAGATGAATAATTTTGCCTCTAAACAGTGTATGTGCCTCTTCACTGCTATACATGTTTGTTAATGCTCTCACTTCTTTTCTCAGACCTGTATGCTTTGCTCTCCACCAATGATGCTTCCTAATGGGTGCAGTGTTTCAGCTCACCAGCGAATCCATAAGCATCGGGCTCCACATGTGTGTCCAGAATGTGGTGGGACTGCTCGGCAGGCCGGTTTTAAGACTCATTTGGAGGAGGCTTGTCTTCACTTTGCCAGACGCATTGGCTACAGGTCTTAGCATTGGTctttttttgtatgtaaaaattagtttttttaacagatttttgtGTTACAGGGGTACAATAAGAGTCAGAGTTGAAAATGTTGTAAAATGCTTTGCATACAATCACTCGAGATTTGTTTCCATTTCTGTAGATGCTCCAGCTGTCAGGTGGTGTTTGGTGGTCTGAACTCCATCAAATCTCACATTCAGACTGCTCACTGCGAAGTTTTCCACAAGTGTCCACATTGCCCAATGGCCTTCAAATCAGCGCCCAGTGCCCAGGGGCACATCAGCACCCAGCACCCAACCCTCAGTGCTGCTCAGGCCAAGTATGTTCCAGATGTTCTCTAAACACAGAAAAGTCACATCCCTGTCTTCACAAAGCATTTCTCCtcttaatatattattaacCTGTGTGTTAGTATTTGTGGCACATATTGGGGTATTTATCAAAACTCTGAGTAAGTATTTGTTGCCAGTGTAATTTGGgctgtttatataaaaatggtCTTGAAAAGTCCTAATGTTTATAAACTGTACTATTTACAGGGATGCACACAACTTTTTTAGCCAGGTTTTCAGGAGAATTATAGAATGGAACTGGTACTCACACTGTGCAGCGAAACTAAACAACATCTTTCCTAGTTTACAATAGGAAATGCCATTCTCATGACAGTGTTTTTAacacttgtatattttttgctccacctctgaataaataaaactttaaaagcTTGACAACGGATCGATTAAACGTCACACAATAGAACACCCCCCCCAGCTGATTtcgacacacaaacatgcacaaggGAATCCCAGATTGCAACCATTTGCCGTAGATTCTGTACAATGTCGTTGTACGTACCGTCATTGACAGCAGCCCCATCCGTGCAAACAGCGACTAACTTTGCCTGCCATTCATCCAAGCCTAAATCGTTGAACAGTTATCCAGGCCTTCCATTATGTCCCGCGCTGTTCATTTTGCTCCAAGTTCAATTAATCCATGGAAATCAATGGTAAACTCTGCTGTTGGACACAGacacaatgtacacaatttCCTGTTCCGTTTTTATGTCCTCCGATCCATCAAATAGTAGACCCCAAAATTCAGCTGATTTCAACTTATCTCTTAATTCTGTACTGACAGTCTGTGCAATGATTTCCATAATTCGCGTTCCACCTTGAATGATATGATATGAATGTCCCTCCGACATTCACTCCCAGCcgttttaataaagaaatatctTCAGCAAATGAAGACATAGGACGTGCGTGTTTAGCCTTATGAAAGGAAAtatattatgaaataaaaaattgcaGAGAGCTGTCCGCTGCTCTTCGCTTCTCGTTTTGCCATCTAACAAGAGGGTGATCGGATATTTATTCTGCAGTTGCATTTCTGTTAGCGATAGCTTGTACAACATTTGTATGCTCCCTGCTTTTTTCGTGTTTATCAAATGCTGGATGACTAAAATTCTTTGTCCATGTATAGAAAGCACTACTTTTGTCTGCTATATGGGGATGTGCACGACATATCTTACACCACATTTGGCTGCGCTCATCGTCGGTTTCAAGCCATGGCACTTCTTGAAGCCACTTCTCGGAGAAAACTTTTTTCTGCTCGGACTCGATCTGACTTTTTTTTGATGTGGCGGAATGCCAAAGAAGCTACTtaatgtttgctgttttttggaCATCTCTCACAGTATTAACCTCAATCTGAATCGATCTAAACTGTGCATTAACGGCCATCAACGAAGTCGATACGCACATGAGCGTTTAGAGCGTATTAAGAGTGCACATTTTTCACCAGTCGTGTGCATCCCTGCTATTTATGACATATAACTATGACATATTTTAAGTCGGTTATAactgtgtaatgtttgtgcTTCATCATTCTGTACTTCCATGTAGGATGATTTACAAGTGTGTGATGTGCGACACAGTCTTTACCCAGAAGCCTTTGCTCTATATGCATTTTGACACTCACCTGGCCAAGCAGAAAGTGCATGTGTTCAAGTGTCCAGACTGCACCAAGTTATATGCTCAGAAGGGATCTATGATGGAACACATCAAGGTGAGTTCCTGCAGTGAAACTAgattaagtgtttatttttatttaaacccagttcttttttattttatcttgcCTTTTTGTGTTGCCCGTTCTTTGCCTTGTCCTCAAAAGAATGTGGTGTCAAAAAAGGCATACAGTAAAGTCTTGGTTCGGCCTTTACTGGGTAGCTGTAGTGTTACCTCATGCAAAGCTCTGTACCAGGAACATGTACTGAATCATTTGTGAGCTGGTGTCACCCTTGTCAAACTCGCCTTTACTTTTATTGACTCGTCTCCATACAGACTGCTCATAGAGGCCTGGCAGGCAAAACAGAGGCTCTGCCCAGTGCCTCGTCTCCTGTCTCGGCCTCGAGCGCAAACCCCACGTCGAGAAAGCAAGGCCAAGGTGAGggggaggaagaagagaaagaagaggaaggagaagaaagagaaaatgaagaggaggaggaagaagacaATGACGAGGAAGACCATCCCAGTTCCCCAGACAGTGGGAGCAGCATGTGGAGATGCAAGGAGTGCAAGACACGATACACCGAGAGAGATGATTACATTGACCACATGAAGAATGAGCATGGCACGGTAAACACACACCGATTCAATATTTATGTCCATGTACAAGCTATTACATCTCACTACCACAACAGAATAGATTAATATAATCATAATTAATGTAACCATGAAAGTACATATAATAGAAGTGAAACAAAGGagtgtattatatatagtatgttTCTTTGTTCCTGCAGTCGATAAAGAAGTTCCCATGTCGGATGTGTGAGCGTTCCTTCAGCTCGGCCAACAGCCTGCGTCGCCATGTCCGGGTCATTCATGAGGGTGTCAAGAGAGTCTTCCAATGCCAGTGAGTTCAACCatcttttactttacatttcagataattatttaattattaatttaactaACTTTAAAATAACTACATTGTCATGTCAAAAACACCAAGGAACCTGTTGATGGTCTAAGAGTCTGGTTTGTTTTTCAGATACTGTTCCGAGGGCAAGCGAACCTTCAGCAGTCGCCTGATACTAGAGAAACACATCCGAGTCAGACACGGCATCCGAACTAGACAGATGACAGAGAAGCGGGTAAggaaaggcttcttcttctctcaGCTTCTACAGTTCAGGTCTTTGGTGACCAGAAGCTAGATTACAGCCTTCTCTAGGGACATTTTTCAGGACAGTGTTGCAGTAATGCATGACAGCTGTCATAATTTAGATTTGTTTCACATTTTATCATTGAGCTTAGGTTCATTTGTCAGTAAGATTGTCGGTCATCCCAGCACAGTCCACAGTCTTTGTACTACATTTGTTCCTCCTGACATGTTTTAGGTCACTTGATTTATCTTGGTGCACCACAACATATTGCAGATAATATCTAGAATATTGTGTATTGTCagaacaccacaaacacaagaAAGCGCTCGGCACCAGGAGACGGAGCAGGAAGCTCCTCTGAGGTCGACTACGATGGCGGCGCTTCCTCAGTTGGACCAGGGGCCGAAGTGCCGGATACCGGAGGGGACGAGACGACGAGCCAGGCCAAAAGAGCACGCTCATGTGATAAAGAAGAGGAAGCAGAAGACGAGGAAGGAGGTTTTCGCTGTGCGCCGTGCGGCTTTAACACGCTAGACGCTAGCGAGTTCCAGCAGCACATTCTGAAGCACCGCGACAGTGAGTCAGCATCacagcagtgtgtgcagtgcGGGGCCTGCTTTGCCTCGGCTGCCTCGCTGAGCCGTCACCGCTTCATTACACACAAATTAAGGCAGGATCAGCAGGACAGCAgccatacatcacacacacccaaacctggagaggaggagaagggtGAAGATGATGGTGAGGGGAGCATGAGCTGCAGAGTGTGCGGACGGCACTTTGACAAGGCCTCGGACCTAAATACACACTTTCGCACACACGGCATGGCCTTCATCAGCGCACACAAGACAGATAAGGTTGTGTGAGGAGAGGTACGGAGAACTGCAGCAGAAAAGGAAGAGGTGAACAGCTCTTTGTCCCATGGGCAGCTCTTTTGACTAAAGAGTAAGCAGATGCAGCAATGCCCAGCTTCACAGCATTTGTGTTCccacattatattttattgccCAACACAATTAACCACAATTAACAGatgctgaaaaataaacattaacacattatcaAGACACTAATACTGTAAAGACCATTCTGTTGTAACCAGTCAGTTTTAACCAAAAGAGCAAAAGTTGAACTTATCAATAACAATTTTGAGAAATCTTAACTGGTGattatatctttattattattataactctAGAGAGTAAGAGAGTAACAGTTGGTGCAGAGTCACAGAGGTGttcacacagggtcacagaggTGTTCACCGCTTTGAGACGAGTCATTACAGTCGGAGCTGCTCATGTGCAGCACGGTTTCTCCTCCAGAACCAGATCTGGATCTCAGATTCCCAAACGGAGCATTAAAAAGTTACATAAAGGTGCTAATGAAGCCTTTCTCCTGTTTGTATAAAAACACTGAGCTGTAGTAATGATATTGTATCAGCCTTgtattattgatatttatttatatgaattgTTCGTACTGATTGTGAGTCTTCAGATCgattgatttttttgtgtgtgtgtgagacaaattGTGAAAGTAAAAATGGCTTTATGGTTGTTGATGTCTAAACCCAGAGGATCCTGTGGATATGTGGAGAAAAGAGCTCCTAAGGTAAGATTTGTAAAGTGCAAATGGGTTAATAGTCACATGGTCAGTAGTTTCACCACAACCACGTAACCAAGACGTATAGAAGCGGAGCGTGTTTAAAGTTTGCTCTGGTGTTCTTTAGAAAACATGAACAAGTTCAGtcttttctgtgtgtatgtttttttccttAGCTGATTTCAGATGCccataatgtataaaatatcatTTATGCCTGAGGAtcttgttgtattttttatgaatttattgTAATTACAAAGCAGACATTGAGTGTAATGGATTGCAGAAACATTACACACCAATACAAATGTTGCTTTTTGTCTTTAACTGTAGTCTTTTTCTATCAAAAGTGTCTATGCTTGTTAAATGCCATGTTTCTTAAAAATGCATTATGGTTTAGAGTGTGATCTTGTGAGACATCTGAATGTGAGTTTCTCAGTTTCATCACATGTCCTTTTCATAAGGTTTAATATCCATCATCTGGTGAACTTGCGTCTGCCTGCTTCACTGCCATACCGTGCGCGTCAGTTCTACTTTATTGTTTCTGAATAAAGTGGTAAATTGTCACAGTATAGCTCTTGTCCTTGTTTACTAAGAGCTACTTCACAAATGGATAGTGACTAATAAACACTGGGTGTTaacacagtgagacacagttaACGCCATCATAGTGATTTATAACAGATGAACATTCTCACTCGTGGGTCACATCTCGTCCCAAAGAAAAATCTTTCTTGCTCAGGTATCATTTGAGTTaaggttaaggtgttagactactgattgaaggtcatgagttcaaatcccaggtccaccaagctgccattgttgggcccctgagcaaggcccttaaccctcagttgctcagttttataaattacaagtcactctggatggataagggcgtctactAAGTGgcagaaatgtaaagaaaaaaaaatcttaaacatccaaaagaattttttttttacacacatgaTTTCTGATCACTtcctgagataaaaaaaatccatcataCTAAAGGTAAGAGTTGGACAGGACTGGATTATTTGtcaatttattttgtgttatgttGAGATTTGTTTCTGCCACATCACTACCTCCTGAAGCTGCATGGCTGGAATTggtttgtgttattttgtggATTTTTTCTAATACAGGTTGCCTCAGGTGCTGGAGCTCAGCATGTTCCTGGCTTTCCAATCCATGTTGCATAGTTGTTATggatgatcacacacacacagtataaagaTAAAGGTTAGTGAGACATTTGTAAATCGAGCAGAAATGTTCGGTTTGGTAATGTttccaaaaacatttacatgtattttgGATAAATAATTGAGgtgcaattattatttatttgtttatttttttttaaatattctattcatttatttacagttaatgGAAAGATTATGAAAATCGTAAGATGTTTATTTGGCCAAATGTCTTCCTTTCAATAAAtcttacagaaagcttcatcATGCCACCGAATGCTCTCTTTGTTTCGCGATGATTAATAATGTCTGCTGTCCAATGAATGAGCTTTTAGTACAGAAACAATAACgtcagtgcatttttttttttttaaagggggaAGTAACGGCCTAGTGGTTAGAGaatttgactcctaaccctaaggttgtgggttcgagtttcgggccggcaataccacgactgaggtgctcttgagcaaggcaccgccacagccccccccccccccccacttgaCCCCtggcaccacagcataaatggctgcccactgctccgggtgtgtgttcactgctgtgtgtgtgcactttggatgggttaaatgcagagaacgaattctgagtatgggtcaccgtacttagctgtatgtcacgtcactttattataaacctgagaataaatctgaaaaagtttagaagaagaaaaaagtttattatgaCAATTAGAATAATCATAAAATAATCAGTGTAGAATcgtgtaaaatatttattagcaGCTTTTCCCGGTATATTAGGTTTAAGGGAAGCTCACTTGAATCTGCTCTGGAATCACTTTAATCTGATCAGGTTTGTCAGACTCTTTGTCAGACACTTCCAGTTCCAGGTTGTGCtggttattgtttgttttggtcaCTTTCTGTTCAGGATGATGAACGGCAATCAGCAGCTCATAAATCAAAGAGCCGACAAGGCCGCCGACACACGTGGCCACCACAGGGATCCACCACCAGCCACTTCCGGCTCTGTCCAAGAGAAAAGACCCAATGTCATCATGTCCAATTCATGCTTCATATGGAATTCTACACACAGATGGAACCTTTTCAGCCGATGTTGAATGTAAAAAATCACTCAAACAAGACACATTTTTTATAGTGAACATGAAAAATAATTACTTAACAAAATTTTTCACTGCATAGTAAATATATATGATGCATATCGGGGTTTGATTTCTGTCTCTGCCGtgtgggggttgggggggggggttgattGGGGTTGAGGCGGTTGAGTTTGCATATTTTCCTTGTGCTCTGGGTACCAGGTTTTCTCCCCCATAATAAGGACATGTGctgtaggttgattagcatctctaacTCCTCTGtagtgagtaaatgtgtgtgtgtgtgtgtgtgtgtgtgtgtgtgtgtgtgtgtgtgtgtgtgtgtgtgtgtgtgtgtgagtgattgtgatgGTTTCCTGTCTGGGCTGAACACTGCCTTGTGCCTTGAGTCTCCTGGCATAGAATTTAGGTTCCCCATTACCCAGTAGGAAAAGTTTTGTAGAGGATAGATGGAGTTGGAGTTCTGAATTTCTCCACAGGTTGTTATGCAGTGAGAAGTGATCATGCTTTTCAAAAAAttgaaagtttaaaatgaagttactatttatctctaaaatctatccctaatgatcaagcctgaggtgatggtgatgaggaaaaactccctgagatgatatgaggaagaaacgttgagaggaaccaggatcagaagtgaacctcatcctcatttgtgtgaccctggacaggaaataatgtaaatgtaaataatattaatgtaataatgtcctttctagtTTGTAATtcagtggaattgtgtaaccaagagctcccgaggaactaacaggtcagagtcatatctgagatcattacagacttaacactgatTCCTTCCTGTTGAAGACTTCAAATGTTCATTGATGAAGACCAGAGCACAAAGATGACCGACACAAGATGGTGTTATCATCTCCAAGTGGTTCTATAATCAGTAATCCCATGGGCCACAAGCTATCCAATCAAATCATTAAGAGATGGTTGTCTCTGCACTTGTCTGTGACCTGCTCCACATCCTCCTCATATATGCTGACTGGTCACTATTTCTGATGTGGCACACGAGTGTAGTATCATCAGGTAAACTTGGTGATGCGATTGAGCTGTGGCTTGCATGCAGTTGTGAGtttgcagtgtgaacagcaATGGACAGGAGTTCATCCAGTCAAATTTTTTGTTGTATAGATTTATAAACAGCATTTTCACAAAATTGTCTTTTTGATCTTAGTGAGTCAGTGACAGGTATTAGAAACGGGCTATGACAGACCTGCTGCATTAACGTTGGGTAATCACTCCACAACAACTTGACGATTATTGCCATGTTAAGCTGTGTCAGATGATCAGCATTTCCTTTAAGCAGCTAAGAACCTGGTATGGAGCCTGGTATTTTTTCAGGACCAGCAGCTTTCCAGGTGCTGTCTCCCTCAACCGATCACTGCCTTGTAGTCTGATCTAAATGCAGCATTCTCGGTTTTCAGCATCTCTGCAGTCATTCACAGGTTagcatgtgtgtggtgatgcTCCTGAAGCCATAGGGTAATCTAATAGCAGCTTTCCTGACCCTGATCTATTCTATGGCTCAATCAAGTAGTCTGGTGCAATCAAGTAGTCcaacattttattcaaatgcaGGCTTGCTGttacacaaaaatgcacattaCAGTAGTTCAACGATAACCCGTTTATTAGCCTTTGTGctcgggaaaaaaaacaacaacgaccCCCAACACTTC
The Tachysurus fulvidraco isolate hzauxx_2018 chromosome 7, HZAU_PFXX_2.0, whole genome shotgun sequence DNA segment above includes these coding regions:
- the znf687b gene encoding zinc finger protein 687b isoform X1 — its product is MGDMKTPDFDDLLAAFDIPDIDAKEAIQSAPEEVEGHQGSSSGSITKSGESGVGGSSTLRAPSPANDSQSDPSIVSVIVKNRVRSEAFEGGDVPVSEPLNHNGFVSSGGAGHLSQSRNQPNGEQWPLCGSKVTPDSTGSVLGCANTSKQSSNIFNKLKPLMAQGTGDPVGRARRLQLLQHAQQEIGLEGADKTKSAAVPGGTGGGASPFFPAPKPYLPNSTNVSSSPSSASPSVGSRVSGAVASSPLATSLTEPFNGTPRHSSSEFRRMDSEEEDSDLDSGGSLVIQESPGSPTSPKRSHRLKSPAESSESPSLPCSAPMSSAAYPKPGDIPLSSPASPQVQNWLSSPVQTGNVKNPKPDERNPGHVIEERDSPESPESEMPKISVTMPAASKKSSNPAMIASSPPTSLREPKEEEEEMEVAKPVNEENGDTTNSVQDNGQKDEEKMEVEDENSSAQRLAAPNSSGGAVTDANGTSRPLKVRIKTIKTSTGSITRTVTHVAGKGAGGKGTDGGKVQPEGQAVNTNKTQPTVRMVKGSTLPVSTLGASSAMLAAASKAQNKSSMSSDKTKVSATAVSITKAANLPVTPTVSGISVRATSGRATNGGTPNVHIPCKPASIVNSTGAVISRSQSSLVEAFNKILNSKNLLPSYRPDLSTPPPAEWGLPMPATGYRCLECGDAFALERSLARHYDRRSLRIEVTCNHCAKRLAFFNKCSLLLHAREHKERGLVMQCSHLVMRPVTVEQMIGQQDTTPIGMLSPPLSSPALSTPSNQSGTPSISSTPSPLKESPSQGPVASQTSPARRGPQSPHVLMPLPCKKGEVLQYNNFKCPECQTQFVGKAELVAHFQQIRASPNSTCMLCSPPMMLPNGCSVSAHQRIHKHRAPHVCPECGGTARQAGFKTHLEEACLHFARRIGYRCSSCQVVFGGLNSIKSHIQTAHCEVFHKCPHCPMAFKSAPSAQGHISTQHPTLSAAQAKMIYKCVMCDTVFTQKPLLYMHFDTHLAKQKVHVFKCPDCTKLYAQKGSMMEHIKTAHRGLAGKTEALPSASSPVSASSANPTSRKQGQGEGEEEEKEEEGEERENEEEEEEDNDEEDHPSSPDSGSSMWRCKECKTRYTERDDYIDHMKNEHGTSIKKFPCRMCERSFSSANSLRRHVRVIHEGVKRVFQCQYCSEGKRTFSSRLILEKHIRVRHGIRTRQMTEKRNTTNTRKRSAPGDGAGSSSEVDYDGGASSVGPGAEVPDTGGDETTSQAKRARSCDKEEEAEDEEGGFRCAPCGFNTLDASEFQQHILKHRDSESASQQCVQCGACFASAASLSRHRFITHKLRQDQQDSSHTSHTPKPGEEEKGEDDGEGSMSCRVCGRHFDKASDLNTHFRTHGMAFISAHKTDKVV
- the znf687b gene encoding zinc finger protein 687b isoform X2, which gives rise to MAQGTGDPVGRARRLQLLQHAQQEIGLEGADKTKSAAVPGGTGGGASPFFPAPKPYLPNSTNVSSSPSSASPSVGSRVSGAVASSPLATSLTEPFNGTPRHSSSEFRRMDSEEEDSDLDSGGSLVIQESPGSPTSPKRSHRLKSPAESSESPSLPCSAPMSSAAYPKPGDIPLSSPASPQVQNWLSSPVQTGNVKNPKPDERNPGHVIEERDSPESPESEMPKISVTMPAASKKSSNPAMIASSPPTSLREPKEEEEEMEVAKPVNEENGDTTNSVQDNGQKDEEKMEVEDENSSAQRLAAPNSSGGAVTDANGTSRPLKVRIKTIKTSTGSITRTVTHVAGKGAGGKGTDGGKVQPEGQAVNTNKTQPTVRMVKGSTLPVSTLGASSAMLAAASKAQNKSSMSSDKTKVSATAVSITKAANLPVTPTVSGISVRATSGRATNGGTPNVHIPCKPASIVNSTGAVISRSQSSLVEAFNKILNSKNLLPSYRPDLSTPPPAEWGLPMPATGYRCLECGDAFALERSLARHYDRRSLRIEVTCNHCAKRLAFFNKCSLLLHAREHKERGLVMQCSHLVMRPVTVEQMIGQQDTTPIGMLSPPLSSPALSTPSNQSGTPSISSTPSPLKESPSQGPVASQTSPARRGPQSPHVLMPLPCKKGEVLQYNNFKCPECQTQFVGKAELVAHFQQIRASPNSTCMLCSPPMMLPNGCSVSAHQRIHKHRAPHVCPECGGTARQAGFKTHLEEACLHFARRIGYRCSSCQVVFGGLNSIKSHIQTAHCEVFHKCPHCPMAFKSAPSAQGHISTQHPTLSAAQAKMIYKCVMCDTVFTQKPLLYMHFDTHLAKQKVHVFKCPDCTKLYAQKGSMMEHIKTAHRGLAGKTEALPSASSPVSASSANPTSRKQGQGEGEEEEKEEEGEERENEEEEEEDNDEEDHPSSPDSGSSMWRCKECKTRYTERDDYIDHMKNEHGTSIKKFPCRMCERSFSSANSLRRHVRVIHEGVKRVFQCQYCSEGKRTFSSRLILEKHIRVRHGIRTRQMTEKRNTTNTRKRSAPGDGAGSSSEVDYDGGASSVGPGAEVPDTGGDETTSQAKRARSCDKEEEAEDEEGGFRCAPCGFNTLDASEFQQHILKHRDSESASQQCVQCGACFASAASLSRHRFITHKLRQDQQDSSHTSHTPKPGEEEKGEDDGEGSMSCRVCGRHFDKASDLNTHFRTHGMAFISAHKTDKVV